From Saccopteryx leptura isolate mSacLep1 chromosome 3, mSacLep1_pri_phased_curated, whole genome shotgun sequence, one genomic window encodes:
- the CALHM5 gene encoding calcium homeostasis modulator protein 5, which produces MDAFNGILKFVLHQKTVIGYSFMALLTLGSERLFSLVAFKCPCSTENVVYGLVFLFAPAWVLLILGFFLNNRSWKLFTGCCVNPRKIFPRGNSCHFFYVLGQITLSALVAPIMWLSVALLNGTFYECAMSGTKSSRLLGLICKDKPKECWGELHKVSCGKTSMTATDSEELKLSLQAQSQILGWCLICSASFFSLLTTCYTRCRSKVSHLQLSFWKTYAQKEKEQLENTFLDYANRLSERNLKCFFENRRPEVFPMPTFAAWEAASALHSFHQSQQHYSTLHKVVEDGLEFSPDEDETTMVLVGTAHKM; this is translated from the exons ATGGATGCTTTCAATGGGATTTTAAAATTCGTCCTTCACCAGAAAACGGTCATAGGCTACAGCTTCATGGCTCTGCTGACGCTGGGGAGTGAGCGCCTCTTCTCCCTCGTGGCGTTCAAGTGCCCCTGCAGCACTGAGAACGTGGTGTATGGGCTGGTTTTCCTTTTTGCTCCTGCCTGGGTTTTGCTGATCCTGGGATTCTTTCTAAACAACAGGTCGTGGAAACTCTTCACAGGCTGCTGCGTGAATCCCAGGAAAATTTTCCCCAGAGGCAACAGCTGCCACTTCTTCTATGTCCTGGGGCAGATCACTCTGAGCGCATTGGTGGCTCCCATAATGTGGCTGTCTGTGGCGTTGCTCAATGGGACGTTTTATGAATGTGCCATGAGCGGGACAAAGAGCTCAAGACTCCTGGGACTGATTTGCAAGGACAAGCCCAAAGAGTGTTGGGGAGAGCTTCACAAAGTATCATGTGGCAAAACCAGCATGACAGCCACCGACAGCGAAGAACTGAAGCTGTCCCTGCAAGCCCAGTctcag attCTAGGTTGGTGCCTGATTTGTTCagcatcttttttctctctgctcacCACTTGTTATACTCGCTGCCGATCTAAAGTTAGCCACCTTCAGCTGAGTTTTTGGAAGACATATGCACAAAAGGAGAAGGAGCAGTTGGAAAATACATTCCTGGACTACGCCAACAGGCTGAGTGAAAGAAATCTGAAATGCTTCTTTGAAAACAGGAGGCCAGAGGTCTTCCCCATGCCTACTTTTGCTGCCTGGGAGGCTGCTTCAGCACTGCATTCTTTCCACCAAAGCCAGCAACACTACAGCACCCTCCACAAGGTGGTGGAGGATGGTCTGGAGTTTAGCCCTGACGAAGATGAGACCACAATGGTCCTTGTGGGTACTGCCCACAAAATGTAG